Genomic segment of Paraburkholderia agricolaris:
GATAAAGGGCGTGCGACGACAGCCGTTCCTTGCTGAGCAGCCCGAGAAAGAGGCTGATGGCGTGCACCGGTTGGCGCAGGTCGTGACTTGCCGCGGCGAGAAAACGTGACTTCTCCAGATCGCTTCGCTCGGCGGCTTCCTTCTCGCGACGCACCTGTTCCAGCAGCGCCAGATTCTCATAGCTCAGGCGTAGCGCGTCGAGGTGAGTCCGGTGCATCCGGTGAATGAAGGCGAGTGTGGCGATGAGGTACGCAAGGCCGCCGGTGACGAGCGCGAGGTTGATGGCCGTCGGCTGGGCGGCGAGAGCGACGAACGGCGGTGCGAATGCGGGTACCTCGAACGCGTAGATGACCGGCAGGATCATGTAGTTCGAGTAGATTGCACCGGTGCCGAGGCCGAACAGGATGACGATGAAAAAGAGTTGATACTCTATTGGCACGAAGAAGGTCCAGTACGCGAACGGCAATCCCCATAACGTGCCCGATGCGAGATTGCCGATAAACATGTGCCGCAGCCAGCGCGCGGCGGCTTGCGGTTGCCCACGCGTGCGATCGTAGTAGAGCATCGCCGCCAGCCGCAACGCGGCGACAATCATTGTCGCAATGAGCCACACGATCACCTGGCGCGGTGGGATGACCGGGCACATCGCATACCCGGTCATGCCTGCGGAGACGACCGAGCCGCCTAACGCGAATGGGAAGCTGCGGCGCAGCGCCGTGACCTGTACTGCGCGGATGCGTTCGGCGTGCATGTGGCCCGCTTCGCTGTCCTGCGGGTCGACGACAAATTGGGCGGTTGTCTCTATGATTGTTCTCCGGAACGAGGCGCGTCGCGCGGCTGGCGACGGCAATATTAGCGTAGAGTCCACCGTCGCGTCGACGTATCGCGCCGGTCAGACGCGAATCCATGTGTGATGGAACCCGATCGATGAAATCGTTACTGAGGTACGCAACGCGGCGGTGACACCTGTCCGGCGCGCCGCCGCAACGGCTTGCCGCGAGATGTGCAAAGCATGCGCGCGGCACACCGGCCTGCGTTTCTCATTCCTTTTTTCAAGCCATCTGTGGGTTCATCATGACTATCAAGAGCATCACGAAAACACTGACCATTGCCTGCCTCGCGGCCACCAGCGCGTATGCATGCGCGTGGGAACAGCAGCCCGTCGAGAACGTTAGCCCCGCGTATCACGGCAATCTGGCAGCTGCGCAGACGTCGATCCGCCAGGCGTTCCGCGATATTGACGCCGCGCAGAATGCGAATCACGGGGAACTCGGCGGCCATGCCGAGCGCGCCAAGCAACTGCTCGATGAGGCGAGCAACGAACTGAAGGCCGCAGCCGAAACCGCCAACTTCCGGTGAGCGCGCGAACCGGGCCGATCGTGGCCTGGTACCGCCCAGCGTTATCGGCGCGGCGCATCGCTTAGCGACATGACAGGGTGCCGTCCGGCACCGTCGCGTCATTCTTCGCGCACGGCGCCTCCCTCTGGCACCGTGCGCACGCTTTAAAGCGGCACTGGATTCGTCCGCATTCGCATTTCCCAGTTTCGTCCTTCTTCTCCCCGCCCCACGAAATATTGCAGCGTTGGACTTTAGTCCGATGCCGCCACCTGCGTGCGTTCCTATCATCCTTCATATAAGCCGTGCACGACGAAAGGCGCATCGCGCTGACGTCGAAATGCACACACCGAGGGGCCAGGTGATTCTAACTACAGGTATCGAAATCATGGCGACGTTAGCGGAGCGGGACACAACGACGTGCACACTGCCGGTGTGCATGCGGGGCAGCGATAATCGTGAACAGGTCTTTTGCGATCTGGTTCGTGAGCATCGCAGACGTCTGTACTACTTCGTACTGCGCCGTATCGGCAGCGCGGTGGACGCCGAAGATATCACTCAGGAAGCCTTCGTCGAGGCAGCGGACGCATACGGCAGCTGGCGCGGCGATTCGCGTCTGTCGACGTGGCTTTACGGAATCGCGATGAACCTCGTGCGCAACCATCTGAACCGCTGTCCTGAACGGCGCTACCGGTTCGAGTCGGACGACGAATCGCTGTTCGAGGCACACGAATGCGAGAGCGTGGAAAATGCGTTCGAACGCAAGCAGACGGTTAACGTGCTGATCGAAGAGATGGGTGGGCTGCCGGTCGAAATGCGCGAGATTCTGATGATGGTCGGCGTTCAGCAGATGAGTTACGAGGAGATATCCGTCGTGCTCGGTATTCCGATCGGAACTGTGCGCAGCCGTCTCTCTCGCGCCCGCTCGACGCTGCGCCGCAAGCTCTCGGCAGTCGGTTGGGAGCACGCCTGACGGTTTGCGGCCGCGAGCGACGCTGAGATGCGTTCCGTGAGTCCATGCCTGCCGCCGCGCGCTCGTGCATTGATGCTAGCGCTGATGCTCGCGAGCGGTGCCGCGGCGCGTGACGCTCACGCCGAGCGCTACGCTTGCGTGACCGCTTCCGGCGTCCGTTACGTGTCGGATCGACCATGGTCCGACTGTTATGCGCTGCTGCTGGGCGCCGATTCATCGGCCGGTCGCCCGGCACCGCGCGCAGTACCTACGCCCGCGCCTCGCGCACCCCGTGGCAGCGAACGCGTTCTGGCCAAGGCATCGCCCTACGGCGCGATCATTGCGGACGCCGCGCTGGCGAGCGGTGTCGATCCGTATCTGCTGACCGCCGTGATCGCAGTCGAGTCCGGCTTCGATCCGTCGGCAGTCTCGCCAAAAGGAGCGGTGGGCTTGATGCAGGTCGTGCCGGCCACCGGGATTCGCTATGGCGTGGGGGCCGCGTCGTCGCTGGAAGTTGTGCGCCAGTTGACCGATCCGGTTATCAACGTACGCACGGGCGCGCGCTATCTGGGCGCGTTGCTGCGCCGTTATCCCGACAACCTCATGCTCGCGCTTGCGGCCTACAACGCCGGCGAGGGCAGTGTGGCGAAGTACGGCGGAACGGTTCCCCCCTACGACGAAACGCGTGCCTATGTGACGCGTGTGCTCGAACACTACCGGCAGTTGTGCGCCTTTCCCGTGCCTCCCGATCAGCCTGTGCCACGGACGGCCGAGGCCAGCGCGCGATGACAATCGCTCGCCGGTTAGCGCCGCGTGGTGCCATCACAGCGATACACGATCGTTGCGCGTGCAACCAGTCGCGCAGCGGCGGTCGAGCACATGCGTGGAGAAAAATGCGCCGCACATGCGAACCTTTTTTCCGCTGGTGTTACAGAGCGTGACAAATCACATGCGGGAGCAGCGGCGATGGACAGCACGAGGCGCAAGGGCATGGACGCATTGAATGGTGGCATCCGATCCGGCCACGGCAGCAATGCCGTTCTGAGGTAGCACATGTTGACACACGCGGAACGCATCGAGACACCTACCAGCGCCATCCGGGCCGCTGGCGATGCACTGTTGCCGGAGCAGGCCACGGCTGTCGAGGTCCGCGAGACGGAAGCGTTTGCGATTCTGCAGGCGGAAATGGACAAGCTGGTGGCGATGGGTGCCTCCACCTCGCCTGACTGGTCACGTGTCGTTGCATCCGCAACCAAAGTGCTGAGCGAACATGGCAAGGATCTGGCGGCAGCGGTATGGCTCGTGCTGGCGGCGTTCAGGACCACGGAGCTTGCCGGACTGGCGGACGCCGTCCATACGCTGCGCGCGACGGTCACCATACACTGGGATTCGCTCACGCCGCCCGCGGCCCGCATGCGGGCGCGTGCCAACCTGATCGACTGGTTGCTCGAACAACTGGATCGCCAGGTGGGCGCGGCCGCTCAAGCGGGCCAGCTCGAGCCACTCGATGCCGCCGTGCATGCGGCGCTGCTCGAGGACTGGGACGAACTCGATCGCTACTGGACCGAGCGGCAGACAGACGGCCCTGCATTCTTTCGAGTGCGCCGCATGCTCGCCGGCCTGCCAGTGCAGGGTGCAGTGGACGATCTGCTGAATGCGCCGCCTGGCGAGGACGGTGGTCAGAGCGCTGTTTCCGTGCAACCCGAAAACGCGGCGAAAGCGCCGCAAGGCGTCGAACGTTCATCCTCGTTGCCCCGGCCGGCGGTCAACGCGTCGACGCCAACCATTATCGCGCCGTCGATGACACCGGTAGACGCCTCAGCCGTGGGCTCTGAGGAAGACGCGCGGCGTGCTGCGGGGCAGTTGATGCGTGGCTGGGGCGCATTCCTGATTGCCTGTATCACCGCCATGCCGGCGCTCGCCTTTGCCTATCGCCTGAAGCGTGCCGCGGCTTGGGCGCTGATCGACACGGTGCCGCCCGCGCAGCAGCACATCACCCGTATCCCACCGCCAGCCGACGCCGTGCGCACCGCGCTTGCAAGCCTGATCGCGGGTGGCAATGCGGCCGCTATCGTGCAGTTCTGCGAGAGCCGCCTCGACGAGTGTCCGCTTTGGCTCGACCTGAATCGCTACTCCGCTGAAGCGCTGCAGCAGTTGGGCGCCGGCCAGGCCGCCGCGGCGGTGATGTGCGACACGCGTGCCTTCGGCGCGCGGCTGCCGTCGCTCGCCGCGCTGCAGTTCGCGGACGGCATGCCGTTCGCGGACCCGGCCACGCAACGGTGGCTTGCTGCGCGAGCCGAAGAGGGCAGTGCGGGGCAAGCGGTGGCGCCTGCCGATCGCGCCGACGCCACGCTCGACGCCACCATCGGGACCGCCCGTGCGCAGGCCATGGGTGGCGCGTTCGACGAAGCAATGCGCACGCTCGAGATGCTCGCGCAGCGTCAGCCGGCCGGACGCGACCGCTATCGGGTGCGTCTCGCGCAGTGCGAGATGCTCGAGGCTCACGGTGCCCGTCATGCCGTGCGCAACGTGATCGGCGCGCTGACCGGCGAAGCGCAACGGCGCGACCTCGCGAGCTGGGAGCCGGTACTCGCGCGGCGGGCCATTGCCCTTGCCGCGACGGCTCAGGCGCCGGTGTCGCGTACGGAGCAACAGAGCTGGATTGCGGCGCTGGCAGCGCTCGATCTGGAAGAGGCGTGGCGGCTCTCGCCGCACGGCGCTTGATCGCGAACGATAACGAGGAGAGTGAAGATGGCGGATAACGGGTCGGTGGCGCCGAAAGAGCGCGTGAATATTGTCTACAAGCCTGCGACGGGCAATGCAAAAGAGGAAGTCGAGCTGCCGCTCAAGCAACTGGTGGTGGGTGACTTCACGATGCGCGCGGATAGCACACCCGTGGAGCAGCGCAAGCCCGTTCAGGTCGACAAGGACAACTTCAACGACGTGCTGAAGGCACAGGACCTGTCGCTCGACTTCATGGTGAAAGACGAGTTGCACGATGGCAGCGGTGGAGCGGACGGCGACGAACAACTGCGCGTGCAGCTGTCATTCGGCCACATTCGCGACTTCGAGCCGGACGTGATCGTCGATCAGGTGCCCGAACTCAGACAACTGATTCTGTTGCGCGAGGCGCTCAAGGCGCTGAAGGGTCCGCTTGGCAACCTGCCGGAGTTCCGCCGCCGCCTCCAGGAGCTCGTGAAGGACGAGGGTACGCGCGAGAGATTGCTGAAGGAACTGGGCGCGGGCAACGCCGCCGCGGACCCAGCCACACAGGATGACACGTCGACGAAGGATGGGAAATGAGCGAAGCGCAAAGCCAGCGGGCAGACGGCCCCGAATCGACGGCAGCAGCCCCAGGCGGCTCGCTGCTCGAGGAACTGATCGAAGTGACCCGCGTCAAGCCGGGCGACGAAGCCTACGCGGTCACGCGGCGCGGGCTGGAGGCATTCATCGCCGAGCTGGTGGAGCCGCGGCGCAGCAACGAGAAGATCAGCCAGGCGATGGTCGACGACATGATCGTCGCGCTCGATCGCAAGCTGTGCCGCCAGGTCGACGCGATTCTGCATCACCCGTCGTATCAGAAGATGGAGTCTTCCTGGCGCTCGCTGCAGTTCCTCATCAACCGCACCGATTTTCGCGAGAACAACCGGATCGAAATTCTCAACGTATCGAAAGAGGCGCTGCTGGAGGATTTCGAGGACGCGCCGGACATTACCCGCTCGGGACTCTACAAGGCGGTATACACCACCGAATTCGGGCAGTTTGGCGGTCAGCCGATTGGTGCGATCGTCGGCAACTACGAGTTCGGCCCGGGCATGCAGGACATCAAGCTGCTGCAATCCATCGCCAGTGTCTCAGCGATGGCGCACGCGCCGTTCATCGGCGCAGCGGGCCCGGCGTTCTTCGGCGTGGATTCGTTCGCGGACCTGCCGAACCTGAAGGATCTCAGCGCGGTGTTCGAGATGCCGCAATTCACCAAGTGGAACGCCTTCCGCCAGAGTGAGGACGCGCGCTTTGTCGGGCTGACGATGCCGCATTTTCTGCTGCGCGTGCCGTACGGCGAGTCGACGGTGCCGGTCAAGAAATTCCACTACGAGGAAGACGTGTCGGCGGGCAACGACCGCTTCCTGTGGGGCAACGCGGCATTTGCGTTCGCGAGCCGGCTGTCGGACAGCTTCGGCCAGTACCGGTGGTGCGCGAACATCATTGGACCGCAGGGCGGCGGCACGGTCGGAGATCTGCCGATCTATACCTACGAGGCAATGGGTGAGACACAGACCAAGATTCCGACCGAGGTGCTGATCTCCGAGCGTCGCGAGTACGAACTCGCGGAGCAGGGCTTCATCGCGCTGACGATGCGCAAGAACACCGACAACGCCGCTTTCTTCTCCGCCAACTCGTGCCAGAAACCGAAGCTGTTCGGCAATACGACCGAGGGCAAGGAAGCGGAGATGAACTACAAGCTCGGCACGCAGTTGCCCTACATCTTCGTGGTGAGCCGGCTCGCCCATTACATCAAGGTCATCCAGCGCGAGAACATCGGCACCTGGAAAGAGCGCAGCGACCTCGAAGCCGAGCTGAACAACTGGATTCGCCAGTACGTCGCTGACATGGATAACGCGACAGCTGGTGTGCGCGGGCGCAGGCCGCTTCGTCAGGCGGAGATCGCCGTGTCGGATGTGGAAGGTGATCCGGGCTGGTACCGCGTCGGACTCAAGGTCCGGCCGCACTTCAAGTATATGGGTGCGTCGTTCACGCTGTCGCTGGTCGGCAAGCTCGACAAGAAATAGAGCCTCGCAACAGGACCGGACAACAGCGTAATTTCAATCTATTGCAGTACTGAATCTGGAGATTTGCTATGCCGATGCCATGTTATTTGACGCTTGAAGGCGCCGATGGGAAGAAGATCGAAGGGTCGTGCGAGATCGACGGTCATCAGGGAAAGATCCTCGTGCAGGCAGCCGACCTGATGGTAGAGCTGCCGAAGAATCCGCAGACCGGTTTGCCTTCTGGCAAGCGCCAGCACCTGGGACTTACGGTCACGAAGGAAATCGACAAGTCGTCGCCGACGATCCAGCAGGCGCTATGCGCGGGGCAGACGCTCAAGTCCGCGCTGCTCGAGTTCTTCCACATCACGAAGGAAGGCAAGGAGGAGAAGTACTACAGCATCCAGTTGGCGAACGCGGCTGTGGTGTCGGCGCGTACGTGGGTGCCGAACTGCCTCGAGCGGGAAAATGCGTCGCTCGGGCACATGGAGACGATCGGCATGACTTACGAAAAAATCGTGTGGACGTGGGTCAAGGACGGCATCGAGTCCGAGGACGATTGGCTCAAGCCGAACAAGAGCTAATGCGCAGGTCAGTCAGGCAATGAGAGAACAGCGGCTCCTCGAACGCATCGCGGCCTGCGAACGCGCCGAGGAGCGCTCGCACTCGACCCGCGCGGACCTGTTGATGCGCTCGATTCTCGATCATCTCGCGCGCATTCTCAACACGCGCCAGGGTTCGGTGCCTTGCGCGCCGGATTTCGGAGTGCCCGACTTCACGAATCTGGCGGGGTCGCTTGAAACCGGCAACCTGGACCAGGTGATCGACGAAGTGCGGCGGCTCGTGCGCCGCTACGAACCCCGTCTGAAGGAGCCACGCCTGACGTTCCTCGCAGGCGACGGCCCGAAGCTCACGCTGAGTTTCGCGATCGAGGGGCACATCTCGATCGACCAGCATGACGTGCGGATGAAGGTGATTTCACAGGTGAGCCCGGAAGGGCGCGTCCTGCTTCGGCGAATGGATCATGCTGAACACGTACTTTGAACAGGAACTCGGCAGGCTGCGCTCGCTCGCCAGCGAGTTCGCCGAGCTCAACCCGGCGCTCGCTCCGATGCTCGGCGCGGATGTCGCGCCGGACCCGGACGTCGAGCGGCTGCTCGAAGGGGTCGCGTTCCTGACTGGCCTGATGCGCCAGCGTCTGGACGACGATTTTCCCGAGTTCGTGCAGACGCTCGTTCAACTGCTGATGCCGCACTTCCTGCGACCGTGGCCCTGCATGACGATCATGCAATTCCAGCCGCAGGGGCCGCTCGGCGGAACGGTCACGCTGGCTGCGAACATCGCGGTCGCGTCGGTGCCGGTGGATGGCATGCGCACGATCTTTCGCACTTCATTCCCGGTAACCGTCGAGCCGCTCGCGTTGCGCAGCGCGAGTTGGGACGGTGGAGCGGGCACGCAGCGCAGCCTGCTGCTCGAGTTCGCCTTCGAGGGCGTGACGCCGCAGGCGTGGCAGGGCCGCAAGCTCGGACTTTATCTGGCGGACGCGATGCCCGATGCGGCACGCCTTCTGTTGTTGCTCGCGCGGTACGTGCGCGAAGTGCACGTGTTCGCGGCCGGCGAAGCGGTCACGGTGCTGCCGGCGGATTCGATCTCGATCACCGGCCTGCACGCGGACGCGCTACTGCTGCCGCAGAGCGAAAACGCGCACCCGGCGTACGAGTTGCTGCGCGAGTACTTTGCGTTTCCCGAGAAGTTTCTGCACATCAGCATTGACGGTTTCGAGCGCTGGCTCGCGCGCGGCAGCAGCGGGCGGTTCTCACTTCGCGTTGTGTTCGACGAGTTGCCCGACTGGGCGCCCGCGGTGCACGACGAGAGCTTTCTGCTCAACACCACACCGGCCGTCAATCTGTTTGACGCCCAGGCTCACCCGCTTCATCTCGATGACCGCCAGCCTGCGTGGCAGCTGCAATTCCCGCAGAAGGACGGACGCCATTTGACGCAGGTCTTTTCGATCGAACAGGTGAGCGGTTACGCGGACGGCGAGACGCAACGCTACGTGGCGTTCGGCACGGCAAACGCGGACGAGCCCGTTTATCACACGACACTGCGCGAATCGCCGCTGCGCGAGGGCGTCGATTGCCATATCAGCGTCGTGCAGCCTCGCGACGGCGCGGGCAATGCGCGCGGCGAGCCACGCGAGAGCGCGACACGAACCCTGTCCGTCGATGCGCTTTGCACCCACGGCGCGCTGCCCGAAGTATTGCGGCTGGGCGATATCTGCCATCCCACCGACAGCTCGCCGGCCCGCATGAACTTTCGCAACATCCGGCGCATATCGCCGTACCGGGTGCCGGTGCTCGATCAGCGGCTGCTCTGGCGGCTCGTGTCGCAACTGAATCTGAATCACCGGCAGCTCGCCGGTCGCGACCAGCTGTGCGCGCTGCTCGCATTGCAGTTCACCGGCGGGCGCAGCACGCCGGCGGACGCCGCGCATCAGCGTCGCGTCGACGCCATCGAATCGTTTGCGGTCAAGCCCGCGGACCGGCTGATGAACGGCCTGCTCGTCAGCGGTTGCGAGATCGAGCTGGTTTGCCGCAGCGATGCCTTCATGAACATCGGCGGCCTGTTTCTGTTCGGCGCGGTGCTAGACGATTTTTTCGCCGGCACCGTCGCGCTGAACGCGTTTTCCGCGTTGTCCATCACGGACTCGCTCACCGGGGGCAAGCTGCAATGGCCAGCGAAAATCGGTCAACAACACCTGCTCTAGACCTGCGCGCGCGGCAGGGCGCCGACTACAACTTCTTTCAGGCGCTGCGCGTGCTGCGCGGCGGCTTCGCCACGCGCGCGCAGTTCGAGTCGGCGGTGCGCTTCCAGGCGAATCTCAGCCTCGCGTTCCCGCGCTCGGACATCGAACGGATCGACGTGGACGAGGCGGGCAGGATCCGCATCGTCGCGAACTTCTTCGGACTCTACGGTGTCGCGTCGCCCCTGCCGACGTTCTATACCGAAGACCTGATCGACGAGTCGCGCAGCGGCGGCCGGGCCATGCGCGACATGATCGACATTGTCCATAACGTGCTGTATCCGATGCTGTTTCAGGCGTGGGAAAAGAACCGCCTGTGGCTCGCGGCCGGCGAGCAGGACGACATGCGCCGGCGCGATCTGCTGATGGCGCTGGTGGGACGCATGGGCCACGCGCCCGATCCGGCCGACGACGCGTTGCGCCTGCGTTTTGCCGGACTGACGTCGCACCGGCCGCGCTCCGCGCTCGCGCTGCGCACCCTGGTGCGCGGCCTCACCGGTTTGCGCGACGTGCGCGTCGAGAGCTGCGTGCAGAACGACGCGACGGTACCCGCGAACGCGCATTGCCTGCTTGGCGTGGCCCGGCTTGGCGCTACGCTGGTCGGCAGGCAGGTCGCGCGACGCAGCGGCGTCGTGGATATTTATCTGGCTGGCTTCGGCACGCTCGAGCTTGCCGCGCTGCTGCCGGGCGGTGCGCTGTGGCGGCGTCTCACGGCTCAGTTGCGGTCGTTTCTCGAGGCACCGCTCGTGTGCCGTCTGCTTCTTACGCCGCGCACCGACGCCGGCTGCGAGCTCGAACTCGGCGCGCGCGACGCGGGGCGGCTCGGCATGAATACCTGGCTCGGTGGCGCACGGCCCGGCGTGCCACTGGAAACGGTGATGCTGACGCTCTTCGGCGCCGGCGCTGTGCGTTCGTTCGATCAAGGAGATTTTGCATGATCCAGCTTGGCCTCAAGCCGCTGTTCGCGCGGCTCAATATCCATAATCGGGCCGCGCTCGAAGATGCCGCCGGCTTTGCGTTGTCGCGCAACCACTATGAGATCACCGTCGAGCATCTGCTGCGCAAGCTGCTCGACGAGCCGTCCGCGGACGTACCGCTGCTGCTCGGGCAGGAGGGCGTCGACGTGGCCCGTCTGCGCGACGCGCTGGAGCGGCAACTCGCCGGGCTGAATACCCGCAACACGGGGCGGCCGGTGTTCTCGCCGCTTCTGAGCGAGTGGCTGCAGGACGCGTGGCTCGTCGCGTCGGTCACACTCGGGCAAGAACAGATTCGCGGTGCCGGGCTGTTGCTCGCGCTGCTCGAACGGCGTGGCTACTACGTGGCCGGTTCGGCCTACGCCGCGGCGCTGGAGGCCGTGTCCGCCGAGCGTGTGCGCGACGCGTTCGCGGCGGTGAGCGAGCAGTCGTGCGAGGGCGGTACGCCGCGCGCCGAAGGCGCGAGCGGCGCCCGCGATGATGGCGCGGCGGCGCGCGGCGACTCCGCGCTCGCGCGGTTTTGCGAGGACTTCACCGCGAAGGCGGCGGCGGGCCGGATCGATCCGGTGTTTGGCCGTGACGCCGAGATTCGGCAGATGGTCGATATCCTCGCGCGGCGGCGCAAAAACAATCCGATTTGCGTCGGCGAGCCGGGCGTGGGCAAGACCGCGGTGGTCGAAGGGCTTGCGCTGCGCATCGCCACCGGCGACGTGCCAGGCAATCTGGCCGGCGCGCGTCTTCTCGGACTCGACCTCGGGTTGCTCGAGGCGGGTGCGAGCGTCAAAGGCGAGTTCGAGAGCCGCCTGCGCGGCGTGATCGACGAGGTGAAGGCATCGACCCAGCCCATCATTCTCTTCATCGACGAAGCGCACATGATGGTCGGCGCGGGCGGTCAGACGGGTGGCGGCGACGCGGCGAACCTGCTCAAGCCGGCGCTGGCGCGCGGGGAGCTGCGCACGATCGCGGCGACCACATGGCGTGAGTACAAGAAGTACTTCGAGAAGGACCCGGCGCTCGCCCGCCGCTTCCAGGTCGTGAAGCTCGACGAACCCGACGTGGCGACCACCGTGCAGATTCTGCGCGGCCTCAGGACAGCCTATGAGGCGAGCCACGGCGTGATGATTCGCGACGAGGCGCTGGTCGCGGCCGCCACGCTGTCGCACCGTTATATCACGGGCCGGCAGTTGCCTGACAAAGCTGTCGACCTGCTCGACACCGCCGCGGCGCGCGTGAAAATCGCGCTCGCCGTGAAGCCGGCGGCGGTGGAGCGCATCGAGCGCACGCTGGCCGCGCTCATCCGCGAAGCCGACGCGTTGACGCGCGACGCATCGTTCGGCTACGGCGATCAGGCGCCACGGCTGGCAGATATCGCGGCGGAGCGCGCGGCGCTCGACACTGAACTCGACGCCCTGACGAAGCGCTGGCAGGCGGAGCGTGCGGCAATGCGCGATCTGCTCGACGCCCGTCGCGAAGAGGCGGATGACGCGGCCGTAACGGCGCATCGCGGGTCGGCCGTCGACGACGCGCCGGCCGACCCGCGCCGGTGTGCCGCCGCGGCGCTGCGCGAACTGCAGGGCGACGATCCGCTGCTGTTTGCCGATGTCGACGCGGACACCGTGGCGAAGGTTGTGTCGGACTGGACCGGCGTGCCGCTCGGACGCATCCAGCGCGATCGCGCGGCCATCGTCATGAGCCTCGCCGACACGCTGAAGAGCCGTATCCGCGGCCAGGACGCGGCGCTCGAGCGGATCGCCGTCCAGATCAAGGCGGCCTCGTCGGGGCTGAAGGACCCGACCCAGCCGCTCGGTGTGTTTCTGCTGGCTGGTCCGAGCGGCGTGGGCAAGACGGAAACGGCGCTGGCCGTTGCGGACATGCTGTTCGGCGGCGAGCAGTCGCTCGTCACGATCAACATGAGCGAGTTTCAGGAGCGTCACACCACGAGCCGGCTCGTCGGCTCGCCGCCGGGCTACGTCGGTTATGGCGAGGGTGGTCTGCTGACCGAGGCTGTGCGTCAACGGCCGTATGCGACCGTGCTGCTCGACGAGGTGGAAAAAGCTCACCTCGACGTGGTCAATCTGTTCTACCAGGTGTTCGACAAAGGCG
This window contains:
- the tssA gene encoding type VI secretion system protein TssA, whose translation is MLTHAERIETPTSAIRAAGDALLPEQATAVEVRETEAFAILQAEMDKLVAMGASTSPDWSRVVASATKVLSEHGKDLAAAVWLVLAAFRTTELAGLADAVHTLRATVTIHWDSLTPPAARMRARANLIDWLLEQLDRQVGAAAQAGQLEPLDAAVHAALLEDWDELDRYWTERQTDGPAFFRVRRMLAGLPVQGAVDDLLNAPPGEDGGQSAVSVQPENAAKAPQGVERSSSLPRPAVNASTPTIIAPSMTPVDASAVGSEEDARRAAGQLMRGWGAFLIACITAMPALAFAYRLKRAAAWALIDTVPPAQQHITRIPPPADAVRTALASLIAGGNAAAIVQFCESRLDECPLWLDLNRYSAEALQQLGAGQAAAAVMCDTRAFGARLPSLAALQFADGMPFADPATQRWLAARAEEGSAGQAVAPADRADATLDATIGTARAQAMGGAFDEAMRTLEMLAQRQPAGRDRYRVRLAQCEMLEAHGARHAVRNVIGALTGEAQRRDLASWEPVLARRAIALAATAQAPVSRTEQQSWIAALAALDLEEAWRLSPHGA
- the tssF gene encoding type VI secretion system baseplate subunit TssF; its protein translation is MLNTYFEQELGRLRSLASEFAELNPALAPMLGADVAPDPDVERLLEGVAFLTGLMRQRLDDDFPEFVQTLVQLLMPHFLRPWPCMTIMQFQPQGPLGGTVTLAANIAVASVPVDGMRTIFRTSFPVTVEPLALRSASWDGGAGTQRSLLLEFAFEGVTPQAWQGRKLGLYLADAMPDAARLLLLLARYVREVHVFAAGEAVTVLPADSISITGLHADALLLPQSENAHPAYELLREYFAFPEKFLHISIDGFERWLARGSSGRFSLRVVFDELPDWAPAVHDESFLLNTTPAVNLFDAQAHPLHLDDRQPAWQLQFPQKDGRHLTQVFSIEQVSGYADGETQRYVAFGTANADEPVYHTTLRESPLREGVDCHISVVQPRDGAGNARGEPRESATRTLSVDALCTHGALPEVLRLGDICHPTDSSPARMNFRNIRRISPYRVPVLDQRLLWRLVSQLNLNHRQLAGRDQLCALLALQFTGGRSTPADAAHQRRVDAIESFAVKPADRLMNGLLVSGCEIELVCRSDAFMNIGGLFLFGAVLDDFFAGTVALNAFSALSITDSLTGGKLQWPAKIGQQHLL
- the tssB gene encoding type VI secretion system contractile sheath small subunit — encoded protein: MADNGSVAPKERVNIVYKPATGNAKEEVELPLKQLVVGDFTMRADSTPVEQRKPVQVDKDNFNDVLKAQDLSLDFMVKDELHDGSGGADGDEQLRVQLSFGHIRDFEPDVIVDQVPELRQLILLREALKALKGPLGNLPEFRRRLQELVKDEGTRERLLKELGAGNAAADPATQDDTSTKDGK
- the tssD gene encoding type VI secretion system tube protein TssD yields the protein MPMPCYLTLEGADGKKIEGSCEIDGHQGKILVQAADLMVELPKNPQTGLPSGKRQHLGLTVTKEIDKSSPTIQQALCAGQTLKSALLEFFHITKEGKEEKYYSIQLANAAVVSARTWVPNCLERENASLGHMETIGMTYEKIVWTWVKDGIESEDDWLKPNKS
- the tssE gene encoding type VI secretion system baseplate subunit TssE → MREQRLLERIAACERAEERSHSTRADLLMRSILDHLARILNTRQGSVPCAPDFGVPDFTNLAGSLETGNLDQVIDEVRRLVRRYEPRLKEPRLTFLAGDGPKLTLSFAIEGHISIDQHDVRMKVISQVSPEGRVLLRRMDHAEHVL
- a CDS encoding lytic transglycosylase domain-containing protein, which encodes MSPCLPPRARALMLALMLASGAAARDAHAERYACVTASGVRYVSDRPWSDCYALLLGADSSAGRPAPRAVPTPAPRAPRGSERVLAKASPYGAIIADAALASGVDPYLLTAVIAVESGFDPSAVSPKGAVGLMQVVPATGIRYGVGAASSLEVVRQLTDPVINVRTGARYLGALLRRYPDNLMLALAAYNAGEGSVAKYGGTVPPYDETRAYVTRVLEHYRQLCAFPVPPDQPVPRTAEASAR
- the tssC gene encoding type VI secretion system contractile sheath large subunit — translated: MSEAQSQRADGPESTAAAPGGSLLEELIEVTRVKPGDEAYAVTRRGLEAFIAELVEPRRSNEKISQAMVDDMIVALDRKLCRQVDAILHHPSYQKMESSWRSLQFLINRTDFRENNRIEILNVSKEALLEDFEDAPDITRSGLYKAVYTTEFGQFGGQPIGAIVGNYEFGPGMQDIKLLQSIASVSAMAHAPFIGAAGPAFFGVDSFADLPNLKDLSAVFEMPQFTKWNAFRQSEDARFVGLTMPHFLLRVPYGESTVPVKKFHYEEDVSAGNDRFLWGNAAFAFASRLSDSFGQYRWCANIIGPQGGGTVGDLPIYTYEAMGETQTKIPTEVLISERREYELAEQGFIALTMRKNTDNAAFFSANSCQKPKLFGNTTEGKEAEMNYKLGTQLPYIFVVSRLAHYIKVIQRENIGTWKERSDLEAELNNWIRQYVADMDNATAGVRGRRPLRQAEIAVSDVEGDPGWYRVGLKVRPHFKYMGASFTLSLVGKLDKK
- a CDS encoding RNA polymerase sigma factor; protein product: MILTTGIEIMATLAERDTTTCTLPVCMRGSDNREQVFCDLVREHRRRLYYFVLRRIGSAVDAEDITQEAFVEAADAYGSWRGDSRLSTWLYGIAMNLVRNHLNRCPERRYRFESDDESLFEAHECESVENAFERKQTVNVLIEEMGGLPVEMREILMMVGVQQMSYEEISVVLGIPIGTVRSRLSRARSTLRRKLSAVGWEHA